In the genome of Myroides phaeus, one region contains:
- the metK gene encoding methionine adenosyltransferase — MAYYFTSESVSEGHPDKIADQISDALIDNFLAFDEESKVACETLVTTGQVVLAGEVKSKTYLDVQQIARDVIKRIGYTKSEYMFEANSCGILSAIHEQSADINQGVDRGNKEDQGAGDQGMMFGYATKETEDYMPLALDLSHKLLQELAAIRRENTEVTYLRPDAKSQITLEYDDNNNPVRIVTIVLSTQHDDFIKPENDTLEAKLQAEKEMQAKIEKDIKEILIPRILAKYPQYQYLFENAEEIEHLINPTGVFVIGGPHGDTGLTGRKIIVDTYGGKGAHGGGAFSGKDPSKVDRSAAYATRHIAKNLVAAGVADEVLVQVSYAIGVAKPTGLYINTYGTSNVNLTDGEIAQKVSELFDLRPYFIEKNLKLRNPIYSETAAYGHMGRKPQIVQKVFTRPGGETKEIEVELFTWEKLDRVEDIQNKFNL; from the coding sequence ATGGCTTATTACTTCACATCTGAGTCTGTAAGTGAAGGACATCCAGATAAAATTGCAGATCAAATTTCTGATGCATTAATTGACAACTTTTTAGCTTTTGACGAAGAGTCTAAAGTAGCTTGTGAAACATTAGTTACTACAGGTCAAGTAGTTCTTGCTGGAGAAGTAAAATCAAAAACATATTTAGACGTACAACAAATCGCTCGTGATGTAATCAAACGAATTGGTTACACGAAAAGTGAATATATGTTCGAGGCTAATTCTTGTGGTATCTTATCTGCTATTCACGAACAATCTGCTGATATCAATCAAGGGGTAGATCGTGGAAACAAAGAAGACCAAGGAGCTGGTGACCAAGGAATGATGTTTGGTTACGCTACAAAAGAAACAGAAGACTATATGCCATTAGCGTTAGACTTGTCTCACAAATTATTACAAGAGCTTGCGGCTATTCGTAGAGAAAATACAGAAGTTACTTATTTAAGACCTGATGCTAAAAGTCAGATTACTCTTGAATATGATGATAACAACAATCCTGTTCGTATTGTAACAATTGTACTTTCAACGCAACATGATGACTTCATCAAGCCTGAAAACGATACTTTAGAAGCTAAATTACAAGCTGAAAAAGAAATGCAAGCTAAGATTGAAAAAGATATCAAAGAAATCTTAATCCCTCGTATTTTAGCTAAATACCCTCAATACCAATACTTGTTTGAGAATGCTGAAGAAATTGAGCACTTAATCAATCCAACTGGAGTATTCGTTATTGGTGGTCCTCACGGAGATACAGGATTAACAGGTAGAAAAATCATTGTAGATACATATGGTGGTAAAGGTGCTCACGGTGGTGGTGCATTCTCAGGAAAAGATCCAAGTAAAGTTGACCGTAGTGCTGCTTATGCTACAAGACACATTGCTAAAAACTTAGTTGCTGCTGGTGTAGCTGATGAAGTTTTAGTACAAGTTTCTTACGCAATCGGTGTTGCTAAACCAACTGGATTATACATTAATACGTATGGTACAAGTAATGTAAACTTAACGGATGGTGAAATTGCTCAAAAAGTAAGTGAACTATTTGACTTAAGACCTTACTTTATTGAAAAGAACTTAAAGTTAAGAAACCCTATCTATAGTGAAACTGCTGCTTACGGACATATGGGACGTAAACCACAAATAGTACAAAAAGTTTTCACAAGACCTGGTGGAGAAACTAAGGAAATTGAAGTTGAATTATTCACTTGGGAAAAATTAGACCGAGTTGAAGATATTCAAAATAAATTCAATTTATAA
- a CDS encoding polysaccharide biosynthesis protein, with protein sequence MKNALKRQLKRDTPRGIIFTIDLLIVIFTYFVSSLFLTNFFGNFSIEIMLLRIPVVLLCYIISFIFFKPFKGVIRQTSIKDIETIFLSCLFASILLTITSSLQRNGLFGTELEDFLRYSYSFILLHLSLTSAMMILARLFYSQFYRTYILDVRNHKRVMIYGAGDSGIITVGALQSDTKVRTQIVGFIDDNNGKVGNRIGGYKVYAPNIIDEDFVTSHRIDEIIISIQNINRERLNAISEVLEKLPVKLKIIPPATDWLNGAYTNKQIKELKIDDLLGRKAIRLDNPVVANEITGKVVVITGAAGSIGSEIARQIAQLNFDKLILIDHAESPLYDVQQTMESDKKDDINYIVGNIRDEQKMDSIFELYKPNMVYHAAAYKHVPLMEAFPYEAIHTNIKGTKVIADLSVKYGVSKFVMVSTDKAVNPTNVMGATKRAAELYVTCLRDNGKTNFIVTRFGNVLGSNGSVIPLFKRQIDAGGPLTVTHPDITRYFMTIPEACQLVLEASVMGQGGEIFVFDMGQSMKIFDLAKRMIRLSGYSYPDDIDIKITGLRPGEKIFEELLANNENTVKTHHDKIMIAKVSNQDLVFVKGALETLCTNVGHGEEHVNALSLVKQLKSIVPEFKSQNSEFESLDTIKS encoded by the coding sequence ATGAAAAATGCTCTGAAGAGACAGTTGAAAAGGGATACGCCAAGAGGAATTATTTTTACTATTGATTTATTAATTGTAATATTTACTTATTTTGTATCAAGCCTTTTCTTAACTAATTTTTTTGGAAATTTCTCAATAGAAATTATGCTATTGAGAATTCCAGTTGTATTACTTTGTTATATAATTAGTTTTATATTTTTTAAACCTTTTAAAGGAGTAATTAGGCAGACAAGTATTAAGGATATTGAAACTATATTTCTTTCTTGTTTATTTGCTTCAATATTATTGACTATAACAAGTTCTTTACAACGCAATGGTTTGTTTGGAACTGAATTAGAAGATTTCTTAAGATATTCTTATTCTTTTATTTTACTTCATTTATCCTTGACTTCGGCAATGATGATCTTAGCGAGGTTGTTTTATAGTCAATTCTATAGAACGTATATTTTGGATGTAAGGAATCATAAACGCGTTATGATTTATGGGGCTGGTGATTCTGGAATTATTACAGTAGGAGCTCTGCAATCAGATACAAAAGTTAGAACTCAGATTGTAGGATTTATTGATGACAATAATGGTAAGGTTGGTAATAGAATTGGAGGGTATAAAGTTTATGCTCCAAATATTATTGATGAGGATTTTGTTACTTCACATAGAATAGATGAAATTATTATTTCTATTCAAAATATTAATCGTGAACGATTAAATGCTATTTCGGAGGTTTTAGAAAAGTTACCCGTAAAATTAAAAATTATTCCACCAGCAACGGATTGGTTAAATGGTGCTTATACGAATAAGCAAATTAAGGAATTAAAGATCGATGATTTATTAGGACGTAAGGCAATTCGACTTGATAATCCTGTTGTAGCTAATGAGATTACTGGAAAGGTAGTTGTAATTACAGGTGCTGCAGGTTCTATTGGTAGTGAGATTGCAAGACAGATTGCTCAATTGAACTTTGATAAGTTAATTCTTATTGATCATGCTGAATCTCCATTATATGATGTTCAACAAACAATGGAGTCTGATAAAAAAGATGATATTAATTATATTGTTGGAAATATAAGAGATGAGCAAAAGATGGATAGTATTTTTGAGTTATATAAACCTAATATGGTTTATCATGCTGCTGCTTATAAGCATGTTCCTTTGATGGAGGCTTTTCCATATGAGGCTATTCATACTAATATAAAAGGTACTAAAGTTATAGCAGATTTGTCTGTGAAATACGGAGTTTCTAAGTTTGTAATGGTTTCTACTGATAAGGCTGTTAATCCTACAAATGTTATGGGAGCTACAAAACGTGCTGCTGAATTGTATGTAACATGTTTAAGAGATAATGGTAAGACAAATTTTATTGTTACTCGTTTTGGTAATGTTTTAGGATCAAATGGATCTGTGATTCCATTGTTTAAAAGACAAATTGATGCTGGAGGACCATTGACTGTAACACATCCTGATATTACACGTTATTTTATGACTATTCCTGAAGCATGTCAATTGGTATTAGAGGCATCAGTAATGGGACAAGGAGGTGAGATTTTTGTCTTTGATATGGGACAGTCGATGAAGATATTCGATTTAGCAAAACGTATGATTCGTTTGAGTGGGTATAGTTATCCTGATGACATAGATATTAAGATAACTGGTTTACGCCCTGGAGAGAAGATTTTCGAGGAGTTGTTAGCAAATAACGAGAACACTGTTAAAACGCATCATGATAAGATTATGATTGCTAAAGTTAGTAATCAAGATTTAGTATTTGTTAAAGGTGCTTTAGAAACATTATGTACAAATGTAGGTCACGGTGAAGAGCATGTAAATGCATTAAGTTTGGTTAAACAATTGAAATCTATTGTTCCAGAGTTTAAGTCACAGAATTCAGAATTTGAAAGTTTAGATACTATTAAGTCTTAG
- a CDS encoding S8 family serine peptidase encodes MKRIHSILFLSFFTLSVSAQNATVRKELALSYDTEQGKLLISKFQSEDKRDREKISEFLKRSKREEKGVFSDGRVFQIKRISEDGFPLYYTTSNLESRRVNQVEAIKEDLGITLDGQNMIVGVWDGQVALDIHREFIVNGVSEVKLGDAISSLENMTEKELKANQKSRNHATHVVGTIKAKGVFNKAKGMVPNAMVVSFDWINDASEMVAMAKEGLLVSNHSYGLAAVDEDLIPLVPVNYFGVYNKEASKFDRVAYTYPYFQSVVSAGNDRLEFDLVNESKHGDDLLLGTANAKNVIVVAATGVNEVGTNEVADFSSFGPSCDFRIKPDIAANGVRVISSGYANPEPLTAEPSIIRYAKMSGTSMAAPVVSGILTLWQQWAIENRQFPYKAATMKGVMVHSADYLRQKSPNNQIGWGVINAKKGVDLMINSLGENAIIEERLLLNEGEFKQKFILTENTNSLIVTLVWTDVEQDSPHYDFRTNRQAKALVNDLDLRVYKDGVAYFPWLLNKNYNDLRAVKGDNDVDNVEKIEIDNAEAGVYEIVVSHKGELQTGRQDFSLLVSNDEMKGISGEVVESLVSENDFIIWPNPIKDVFSIEIAKGKIFKFSQVDIYDLSNKLVKSVNVRATNRAVIDISELATGIYLMKIDAAGEKVRFKLAKK; translated from the coding sequence ATGAAAAGAATTCACTCTATCTTATTTTTATCGTTTTTTACCTTATCTGTTAGTGCACAAAATGCTACTGTTCGAAAAGAATTAGCTTTATCTTATGATACGGAGCAAGGGAAATTGCTTATTTCTAAATTTCAAAGTGAAGATAAAAGGGATAGAGAAAAAATTTCTGAATTTTTAAAGAGGAGTAAGCGAGAAGAGAAAGGTGTTTTTAGTGATGGACGTGTTTTTCAGATTAAAAGAATTTCTGAAGATGGTTTTCCCTTGTATTATACAACAAGCAACCTTGAATCAAGAAGAGTAAATCAAGTTGAGGCTATTAAAGAGGATTTAGGAATTACACTGGATGGTCAGAATATGATTGTTGGTGTGTGGGATGGACAAGTTGCTTTAGATATACATAGAGAGTTTATTGTTAATGGAGTAAGCGAGGTAAAGCTTGGTGATGCTATATCTTCTTTAGAAAATATGACTGAGAAGGAATTAAAGGCTAATCAAAAATCGCGAAATCACGCAACTCACGTTGTTGGAACAATTAAAGCAAAAGGTGTATTTAATAAAGCAAAAGGTATGGTACCAAATGCTATGGTTGTAAGTTTTGATTGGATTAATGATGCATCTGAAATGGTCGCAATGGCTAAAGAAGGCTTATTAGTTTCTAATCATTCTTATGGTTTAGCGGCAGTTGATGAGGATCTTATCCCCCTTGTTCCTGTTAATTATTTTGGGGTTTATAATAAAGAGGCATCTAAATTTGATAGAGTAGCTTATACTTATCCTTATTTTCAATCCGTAGTTTCTGCAGGTAATGATCGTTTGGAATTTGATTTAGTAAATGAGTCAAAGCATGGAGATGATTTATTGTTGGGTACAGCTAATGCTAAAAATGTAATTGTTGTTGCTGCGACTGGTGTAAATGAGGTAGGTACAAATGAAGTAGCGGATTTTAGTAGTTTCGGACCTTCTTGTGATTTTAGAATTAAGCCTGATATAGCTGCTAATGGTGTTCGTGTGATTTCTTCTGGATACGCTAATCCTGAGCCTTTGACTGCAGAACCAAGTATCATAAGGTATGCTAAAATGAGTGGAACTTCTATGGCTGCTCCTGTTGTTTCTGGAATTTTGACATTATGGCAACAATGGGCTATTGAAAATAGACAGTTTCCTTATAAAGCAGCTACAATGAAGGGAGTTATGGTGCATTCGGCAGATTATTTAAGACAAAAATCGCCTAATAATCAGATTGGATGGGGGGTGATTAATGCGAAAAAAGGAGTTGATTTAATGATTAATTCTCTTGGTGAAAATGCTATAATAGAGGAAAGACTATTATTGAATGAAGGGGAGTTTAAACAGAAGTTTATTTTGACAGAAAACACTAATAGTTTGATTGTTACGTTAGTGTGGACTGATGTTGAACAAGATTCTCCTCATTATGATTTTAGAACAAATCGACAAGCAAAAGCCTTAGTAAATGATTTGGATTTAAGAGTTTATAAGGATGGTGTTGCGTATTTTCCTTGGTTATTAAATAAAAATTATAACGACTTAAGAGCTGTGAAAGGGGATAATGATGTGGATAATGTTGAAAAAATAGAAATAGATAATGCTGAAGCTGGAGTATATGAGATTGTTGTTTCTCATAAAGGAGAGCTACAGACAGGTCGTCAAGATTTTTCTTTACTTGTGAGTAATGATGAAATGAAGGGGATAAGTGGGGAAGTTGTTGAATCACTTGTGTCTGAAAATGATTTTATTATATGGCCTAATCCTATAAAGGACGTGTTTAGTATCGAGATCGCTAAGGGTAAGATATTTAAGTTTTCACAAGTTGATATTTATGATTTGTCTAATAAGTTGGTAAAATCGGTTAATGTTAGAGCTACAAATCGCGCTGTAATTGATATTAGTGAATTGGCAACAGGTATTTATTTAATGAAGATTGATGCTGCAGGTGAGAAGGTGAGGTTTAAATTAGCTAAGAAATAA
- a CDS encoding M3 family metallopeptidase: protein MKVKNAVIGVVAGASLFSISCNKTKSDATETVDWNENNAFFAESTLPYFTADFDKIKNKDFKPALLEGMRRQMEEIDKICANTEEPTFANTLEALERSSDLFDRVSSVFFLLTGAHTNDELKAVNAELAPKFASHSDGIYLNDALFQRIKKLHDNQAALNLNEEQARLLDVYYENFEKAGANLSAEDKEKLKQLNQDIATLNNDFGDKLLAATKEGGVKFTKEELAGLSDEELESIKQADGSYLIPLNNTTQQPDLDKLTNKESRKKLFEQAWIRAEKGDTNDTRATIITLAKKRAEKAKLMGFANYAEWSLQGTMASTPANAIQILKDLSPYAVGSAKEEAKDIQALINKEADPFTLTAADWNYYAEKIREDKFALNQNELKPYFEMNAVLEDGVFFMAKQLYGLTFKERKDIPVWQEDVKVYEVFNEDGSQVGLFYTDYYQRDSKRGGAWMSNIVGQSKLLNRLPVIYNVGNFPKPAAGQPTLLSQDNVITMFHEFGHAIHGFFANQTYPTLSGTNVSRDFVEFPSQFHEHFAFEPSVLKNYAKHYKTGEVIPQALVDKMKNAATFNKGYSMTELLGASLLDMEWHTISVDAEITDAIAFEQAALKKYGLDLATVPPRYRSTYFNHIFAGGYAAGYYSYKWSEMLDFDAYAWLEQNGGMTRANGQVLRDKVFSRGNSEPLDKLYKDFRGKNPSIDALLHYSGFTK, encoded by the coding sequence ATGAAAGTTAAAAATGCAGTTATTGGTGTTGTTGCAGGAGCGTCATTATTCTCGATTTCTTGTAACAAGACTAAATCTGATGCTACAGAAACAGTAGATTGGAATGAAAACAATGCTTTCTTTGCAGAAAGTACACTACCTTATTTTACAGCAGACTTTGACAAAATCAAGAACAAAGACTTCAAACCTGCTTTATTAGAAGGAATGCGCCGTCAAATGGAAGAAATTGACAAAATATGCGCTAATACAGAAGAACCAACTTTTGCCAATACTTTAGAGGCTTTAGAGCGTTCAAGCGACTTATTTGACCGCGTTAGCTCAGTATTCTTCTTATTAACAGGAGCACATACAAACGATGAACTAAAAGCAGTTAATGCTGAATTAGCACCTAAGTTTGCAAGTCATAGTGATGGTATTTACTTAAATGATGCCTTATTCCAACGCATTAAAAAGTTACACGACAATCAAGCGGCATTAAACTTAAATGAAGAACAAGCTCGTTTATTAGATGTTTACTATGAAAACTTTGAAAAAGCAGGAGCTAATTTAAGTGCTGAAGACAAAGAAAAATTAAAACAATTAAACCAAGACATTGCTACATTAAACAATGACTTTGGCGATAAATTATTAGCAGCTACAAAAGAAGGTGGTGTTAAATTCACAAAAGAAGAATTAGCAGGTTTAAGTGACGAAGAATTAGAGTCTATCAAACAAGCAGACGGAAGTTATTTAATTCCACTTAACAACACAACACAGCAACCCGATTTAGACAAGCTAACAAATAAAGAGTCAAGAAAAAAACTATTTGAACAAGCGTGGATACGTGCTGAAAAAGGAGATACAAACGATACAAGAGCTACAATCATTACTTTAGCAAAGAAAAGAGCTGAAAAAGCTAAGTTAATGGGCTTTGCTAATTATGCAGAATGGAGTTTACAAGGAACAATGGCAAGCACACCTGCAAATGCTATTCAAATCCTAAAAGACCTTAGTCCATATGCTGTTGGCAGTGCTAAAGAAGAAGCAAAAGATATTCAAGCTTTAATCAACAAAGAAGCTGATCCGTTTACGCTTACAGCAGCAGATTGGAATTACTACGCTGAAAAAATCAGAGAAGATAAATTTGCTTTAAACCAAAATGAGTTAAAACCATACTTTGAAATGAACGCTGTATTAGAAGACGGTGTTTTCTTTATGGCAAAACAACTTTACGGTCTAACATTTAAAGAACGCAAAGACATTCCGGTTTGGCAAGAAGACGTAAAAGTATATGAAGTATTCAATGAAGACGGAAGTCAAGTAGGATTATTCTATACAGACTACTACCAAAGAGACTCTAAACGCGGAGGAGCTTGGATGAGCAATATCGTAGGACAATCAAAATTACTTAACCGTTTGCCAGTAATTTATAACGTAGGTAACTTCCCTAAGCCAGCAGCAGGACAACCTACATTATTATCACAAGATAACGTAATTACAATGTTCCACGAATTTGGACACGCTATACACGGATTTTTTGCAAACCAAACGTACCCAACATTATCAGGTACAAATGTATCTCGTGACTTTGTAGAGTTCCCTTCACAATTCCACGAGCACTTTGCTTTTGAACCTTCCGTTTTAAAGAACTACGCTAAGCACTATAAAACAGGAGAAGTAATTCCACAAGCATTAGTAGATAAAATGAAAAATGCAGCTACCTTTAATAAAGGTTATAGTATGACTGAGTTATTAGGAGCTTCATTACTTGATATGGAATGGCATACAATTAGTGTTGATGCTGAAATTACTGATGCTATCGCTTTTGAACAAGCAGCTTTGAAAAAATATGGATTAGACCTTGCTACAGTTCCGCCAAGATACCGTTCTACTTATTTCAACCACATTTTTGCAGGAGGATATGCTGCAGGATATTACTCTTACAAATGGTCAGAAATGTTAGACTTTGACGCTTACGCGTGGTTAGAACAAAATGGAGGAATGACGCGTGCAAACGGACAAGTCTTAAGAGACAAAGTATTCTCAAGAGGAAACTCTGAACCGTTAGACAAGTTATACAAAGACTTCAGAGGTAAAAACCCAAGCATAGACGCTTTATTGCACTATTCTGGATTTACAAAATAA
- a CDS encoding NADPH-dependent FMN reductase, translating into MKIVAFAASNSSKSINLELIKAVSKQFGEHEVEILNLNDFEMPIYSQDRNEAGIPQLALDFNKHIQESDALIISLAEHNGSFSTAFKNIFDWGSRAEMKFFQEKPMLLLSTSPGARGGQTVMESAKGVFPYFGANIKNTFSFPSFYDNFKDGEIVNETLKQQVDEVIANFKSNLS; encoded by the coding sequence ATGAAAATAGTAGCATTCGCAGCAAGTAATAGTTCAAAATCAATCAACTTAGAATTGATTAAAGCAGTTTCTAAACAATTTGGAGAACACGAAGTAGAAATCTTAAACCTAAACGATTTTGAAATGCCAATTTATTCGCAAGACAGAAATGAGGCTGGCATTCCTCAATTAGCTTTAGACTTCAACAAACACATTCAAGAAAGTGATGCCTTAATTATTAGTTTAGCTGAACACAACGGAAGTTTCAGTACAGCATTTAAAAACATATTTGATTGGGGATCAAGAGCAGAAATGAAGTTTTTCCAAGAAAAACCAATGTTATTGTTATCTACATCACCAGGAGCAAGAGGAGGACAAACAGTAATGGAAAGTGCAAAAGGCGTATTCCCTTACTTTGGAGCTAATATTAAAAACACATTTAGCTTTCCAAGCTTTTACGACAACTTCAAAGACGGAGAAATTGTAAATGAAACATTAAAACAACAAGTAGATGAAGTAATTGCTAATTTCAAAAGCAATCTATCTTAA
- a CDS encoding FUSC family protein produces MKDNFFVNLFVQESKTLFKLKHSERLWHIPLMAMLATGIPLLTGWYFNNLQAGLLACLAGLVILYLPSNIPTPQRMLTMLVCSFGFMLSFAVGITFSFNFVISSIAFGIFVTAVQWVNLYFNTRPPGSYFFIMVASMSSNMPFNLASIPTRLGYVVMGTMFACTLAMIYSLIVGKKYNSKTTAPLIVPVPIKKQVDYLIHSLIVGAFMFISLLTGHLLKLNNPYWIPASCAAIMQGISLYHVWQRALQRITGTFIGLGLCWLLISISDSPLYICICIMVLQFIIEMFVTRNYAVAVIFITALTVLLADAANPLISTPNALITARFLDIVIGSIIGGIGGWFIHHEYLRKQTRDGIRNTRLQLLKKMRRQERI; encoded by the coding sequence ATGAAAGACAATTTCTTTGTAAACTTATTTGTACAAGAAAGTAAAACCTTATTTAAACTAAAACACAGTGAACGATTATGGCACATTCCGTTAATGGCAATGTTAGCCACTGGAATCCCTTTGTTAACCGGATGGTACTTTAACAACCTACAAGCAGGATTATTAGCTTGTTTGGCTGGATTAGTAATTTTATACCTTCCTTCTAATATTCCAACACCACAGCGAATGCTTACAATGCTTGTTTGTTCATTCGGGTTCATGTTATCCTTTGCTGTTGGTATTACCTTTAGTTTCAACTTTGTTATTTCCTCTATTGCCTTTGGTATATTTGTAACCGCTGTGCAATGGGTAAACCTGTATTTTAATACCCGACCACCCGGAAGTTACTTTTTTATTATGGTGGCTTCTATGTCAAGTAATATGCCGTTTAACTTAGCTTCTATCCCAACCCGACTTGGCTATGTTGTTATGGGAACTATGTTTGCTTGTACATTGGCTATGATCTACAGTTTAATTGTAGGTAAAAAATACAACAGTAAAACTACGGCCCCATTGATTGTTCCAGTACCAATCAAGAAACAAGTCGATTACTTAATTCACTCTTTGATAGTTGGAGCCTTTATGTTTATTTCACTACTTACAGGACATTTACTGAAACTAAACAACCCATATTGGATACCCGCTTCCTGTGCTGCTATTATGCAAGGAATATCGCTTTATCACGTATGGCAAAGAGCACTACAACGTATTACGGGGACATTTATAGGGTTGGGACTGTGTTGGCTTTTGATTTCTATTTCAGACTCGCCTTTATACATCTGTATATGCATCATGGTATTACAGTTCATCATTGAAATGTTTGTTACGCGAAACTACGCTGTAGCTGTGATATTTATTACCGCTCTAACCGTACTTTTAGCCGATGCAGCTAACCCACTAATCAGTACGCCAAATGCCTTAATTACAGCCCGCTTTTTAGACATCGTTATTGGAAGTATCATTGGAGGAATTGGTGGATGGTTTATTCACCACGAATATTTAAGAAAACAAACCAGAGATGGTATAAGAAACACAAGGTTGCAATTACTTAAAAAAATGCGCCGACAAGAACGTATATAA
- a CDS encoding WG repeat-containing protein — protein sequence MNTTPITTVIDFSPFLGSNNLYGYRDQNNVVLIEPQYLEADKFVATGFAVVKSKNGLYGIISHTNKVVAPFHYSRILLTVVNHFTIAQVVITYQVRTEFWNWKLVPNLKLGIVKEKCKAFVIENRQLITTKVYTVDPDIKREPFLPIETIGERFVCIDQDLYKAKRARLKRIVKNYVGMFDNESKIVRKVNNEKVRVCNSRGRKVQSFETIHNEVFPITYKGKEHLVYLNKKDSMLKKAPVIYRDTKRSGRYYVNHEFDMPIPVHLKVIDLKRERPLVDIWKNVISVCPVPHKHFFIIEVRPMEEGQIENDFYFMNRLGTLQDYLEDETDFILANYLK from the coding sequence ATGAATACTACTCCTATCACCACAGTTATAGATTTCTCGCCTTTTTTAGGGAGTAATAATCTATATGGATATCGCGATCAAAACAACGTAGTTTTGATAGAACCTCAATATTTGGAAGCTGATAAATTTGTTGCTACTGGTTTTGCTGTCGTAAAAAGCAAGAACGGATTGTATGGGATTATTAGTCACACCAATAAAGTAGTTGCTCCCTTTCACTACTCAAGAATATTGCTAACAGTAGTTAATCATTTTACAATTGCACAAGTTGTTATTACATATCAAGTAAGAACAGAGTTTTGGAATTGGAAACTTGTTCCTAATCTTAAGTTGGGAATAGTCAAAGAAAAATGTAAGGCTTTTGTGATTGAAAACCGACAATTGATTACAACAAAAGTTTATACGGTTGATCCTGATATTAAAAGAGAACCTTTTTTACCGATTGAAACAATTGGTGAACGATTTGTGTGTATAGATCAGGATTTATATAAGGCCAAGAGAGCAAGATTAAAGCGTATTGTCAAGAATTACGTTGGTATGTTTGACAATGAGTCTAAGATTGTGAGGAAAGTAAATAATGAAAAAGTAAGAGTGTGTAATTCGCGTGGAAGAAAAGTACAGTCTTTTGAAACGATTCACAATGAGGTGTTTCCGATTACATATAAAGGAAAAGAGCATTTAGTTTACCTAAATAAAAAGGATTCTATGTTGAAAAAGGCTCCTGTAATTTATAGAGATACGAAGAGGAGTGGACGTTATTACGTGAATCACGAATTTGATATGCCTATTCCAGTTCATTTAAAAGTAATTGATTTAAAGCGCGAAAGACCCTTAGTAGATATATGGAAAAACGTCATAAGTGTTTGTCCTGTGCCTCATAAACATTTCTTTATTATTGAAGTTAGACCTATGGAGGAGGGACAGATAGAGAATGACTTTTATTTTATGAATAGATTAGGTACTTTACAGGATTACTTGGAAGATGAAACCGACTTTATCTTGGCAAATTACCTAAAATAG